A stretch of DNA from Cryptomeria japonica chromosome 4, Sugi_1.0, whole genome shotgun sequence:
TCACCTATTTACACAATCATCACTAAAACATGTTGAAATTACCATGTCTTTTGGGGGAAATCCACCCCTCTTCATTGGTATTTTCATTTTTGAAGCCTAATTTTGGAAGGTTATAACTTGGCCATACAAATGCTTATGAGGTGCATTTTTTTTTTACCCCACCAATTTTTTTGATATCTCCACAATTGTAAGAATTTCTCTCACTCATTTTTGAGAACTTTGAGAGGTCATCACTTACTCATACACTCTTTGTTGAGTCCCCTATTTCAGAAAGAGTGGAATTTTTATCATAACAATATTAGATTTCATTGCATTCGAATAGCATATATTAGACTTGGTTAGTGGGAAAATTAATCTTCTATTGAGTGTGCCTAGAACTATTGATTGAATCAAATGTTTGTTTAGGATAAATGCATCGTgcatcaccaacaacaatggaaGGATCTATGGTTGGCTAGAAATTTTGAGGAGCGCGAAGCTGGAATTTAATCCTCACACGCTTGGCATTGAATTCCTCTGGAGATGAGTACGATGAAGTTGGCGTCCATAAGAAGCAGCATTTGAAGTTATTAGTTTTTGTTTGAAATACCAAAGTTTTTGGTGCATTCGAGAGCAAGAGCTTTTCATTCCAGAGAAAAATGGAGGCGAGGAATTCCTGAACGTTCCATTCAAATACTGCTGCAATGCAGACATTGCATCTATGTTTCCCACTTGGTGCTTCGAACTTGAGACAAAGGAGAATGTTGGGTGGTTGGTGGAAATCTGCATCAAAGAGGAATGGCGCGGTGGCTTTGAATCCTTAATGGCCACGACCCTTGAAATGAAAGGCTTTGAATGCCAAGATGGTGCGTGGCTCCAAGTGAGCGAATTCACACCCCCATTACGTCCTTTTCTCATTTGGAGTACCACTAGAGATAAGGAGGTCCGTACGATATCAACATAGATTGGAATGACAGGGGTTAAATCTTTCTGAAGAGTGTGGAGGCACGGTCTCTTCGTTGGGAGGTGCAGAAGTGGGGACCATATAGAGAACGTTCACCTGTGGCATTGGAGGCATCTCCCTCTCGATGGAAACGAGGAAGGCCAAAGGGTTCAAAGAAGAAGGCGAGGACTTTGTGGATTGGATTCCCCTTGGATCATCATGCAGTAGTTGGATCCTCTCAAACTGGCAAGCATGCTACTTCTTCTCAAAACAGAGGCAAGGAGATAGTGACCATAGAGTGATTATTTGTTGGAAATTTTTGATACATTACTGTCGTCTAATGTTGATTGTCTGGATGGTTCTTTTGGTGCATATTATGTATATAGTTATGGGGTGGCAAGATAGATAGGAAGGCTGGGGAAGTTAGGACATGGATTTTTGATTGAAAACTCTTGTGGAGATCTTTTGAACTTTAATCCGTTACATAGATATGTAATGTTTTTTTTGGATGAATTAATATAATACACCATTTaggagaaaaaaaaaacaaaaaaaaacaatggaAGGATCTATAGGTGTGGGATAAGTCCTACAAACAAATTTATGGCATTACAAGGCTAGCTCCTTATCAACTCTaattgaggttaatttgtttggGATGAaaggagaaaaagatcaaaaagtaaATAACATAGACGAAAGGCTCATGTTCAATTGATTTTCTGTTGTAACTCAAATAGAACTTTATAACTCATGGTACAGTAGTAAATAGAAATAACAATAGAATCGTATTAGAAAAATCCATAGAAACATTCAAGAGTTAAAAACAATATAATTGCCTCTTAGATCAATATTTTGATAGTATTAAACAAACCACATGCAACATACTATTATTGGCTTTAGACAAATGCATAGAAGTTCCCTTGTTTAGTTATACAAGAAAGAAACAATTCTAGACATTAGGCTCAATAGTTCTCACCAATGCAAAATTGAATTTCTTTTGAAAAGAGGCTCATAGGCTTATGTATAGCAAGGTTTCCCAACTCAAAATCAAAAATTTCCCAACAAACGTGTTTGAATTCCGAATTTAGAATCAACGGAAAGAGTGACACTCATTTTACGAATCTAATAACTTCAATACTCTTTTAGAAGAGTTGTTTCTGGATCAGATTGTATGgtagtttttgcatcaacatttcagatcacgctctatgatccatcatcgggatgatTGAGTACTATTAGAGACTAATGATATAAAAACTACCGCACAATTTAATCCAAAAACAACTCTTCCAAATCTCATAGATAATAGAAAATTGATATCTTTAATTCAATATTCTTATTAATAATTGAATACTTTGACCTAATATTCCATCAAAATATCCTTAGGTAGGTGAATTGTCAAGTTCTCAACAAGTGAAAAGAGTAGTTGGGCAAACATGCATTATGGTACAagtaagaacttaaattttataagcAACAACCCCCACCTAAATTAGTTTACCTCATAGAATTGACTGTGCCATCGTTGGAAATCCGTGAGTATAATTGACTTAGGCCATTGTTAGAAATCCGTGACATCACAATTGGATTCACATCTCGTCAATTGTCAGATGAAGATCGGACGGTTCACGTTATCTAAAGAATAAACTGCCTCATCTTTTTCTGGGGACTGCTAAGAGATTGCCACGTGGTACCATAAAGAAAAGGACAAAATGGATGGGACCCACTACTGTTAAATTAGGTGACGTGGACCAATGCCAAGGCTGGACACCAAAAGTTCATCTTAAATTATTCAGGAAAACTACAAATGAAAATAGTTTTTTAAAGTAGAAAAAAAATgctaataaattaaaatttattttaggtTTATATTAATTTTAcaaatagaaaaatatattttaatgacattttaaaattaaaattagatttaaaattataataaacaattttatttgaatttaatcCTATAATATGAAAAAATTAacagaaattaaaataaatttatttaagatTCTATTATATATCATAAGAATCACTTAGTATaactttaatatttaaaataattgcATGTGATtaacttatttttatttaaatttcaaaataaaaaatatttagtaATTACAAATTAATTTgtatgaaataaattttttttaatataaatgttaaaataaaaataaaatttatatttaagaTGTCTTTGGTTCTGGGTCCAAGATATTCAGTCCAAGACTCATGGGTTCCTATCTGATAAAAAATTGATCTTATGAATGATATAAAATACTCAGTCTTTGATTCTGGGTGGAAGACATTCAATCTAAGACTGCTTTTTTATCTGATAAAAAATTGATCTTAAGAATGATATAAAAccctatataattttttttaaataataagatGCACTTTAAAATTATGCAATATACAtattaatttcaatttcaatttacaTCAAATTCTATTCATTGCTTAAAAAAAATGCATGTTCTTTTCCCTAAATTCAAGAGAAAACTGTGAGTTTGACAGGATTACAATTACATAAACATATGACAACCATTACAGGAAGTTCGAAATCATGATGAAAaacttaaaatatttaataaatccaAACAGCAACACAGAATTTCCATGCATTCTGAGCATCAGCAAATCTGGTAGAGTACCAACTGGCATTATGTATTTTAGCAAAGTGAATATACTGATTATAGAAATGAACATAGACTTCATCTATGGATCTGCTCATGTAGGAAAGCATGCAGTTTGACCTGCTACAAAAGTGCGCATAGCTTTCGTAGTAGTTTAAAATAAGTTGAAAGGTTCACCAAAACCCTAGGCTTCACGTGATTCTGATAAAAAAAGATTACTTTCATGTGACTCAAAGCTGGACAAAGAATAATTGAGTGGGGAAGGATAATTCAGTCAGAAGTTTTTGTCCTGTATAAATTTATTATAGAATTAAGGGATCTGTAGAGCCTATAAGATGAAAAAGTTTGTATAGATCTTACCAAATGCATTGCACTGTTGAGATGTGAGCCAAGTTATAAGTTATTCACTTGGAATCTTGGTTCCCCATGTACCAAGCTTTTTTGATAACTTCAAAGTGCAGGCAAAAAGATTATTTTGATCAATGATGTATATTTAAACTTGTCCCGACTGTAGATGATGTTTACTGTTATTAGTTTTCTGTCTCAGATTCAACTTTTTATGTTTTCTTGGTGTAATTCTGTGTTTTGTTCTGTGCAGAATCATGGAGAAGCAACTGGTGTATTATTTGTTTGTATTGTTGTTAGTGCAATCTTGCCATGTCCAAGCTCAGAGGCCTCTTTTAGATGTAACTTCATCAGTTGCTCATTCTAAGTCAAGTTCTATGAGTTCAGAAGGCGATTCGTATGAGACCCTGTTATTAGGTAAGCCAAGTTCTATGAGTTCAGAAGGCGATTCGGATGAGACCCTGTTATTAGGTAAGCCAAGTTCTATGAGTTCAGAAGGCGATTCGGATGAGACCTTGTTATTAGGTAAGCCAAGTTCTATGAGTTCAAGAGGCGATTTGGATGAGACCCTGTTATTAGGTAAGCCAAGTTCTATGAGTTCAAAAGGCTATGAGACCCTGTTATTAGGTAAGCCAAGTTCTATGAATTCAAAAGGCGATTATGAGACCCTGTTATTAGGTAAGCCAAGTTCTATGAATTCAAAAGGCGATTCGTCCGAGACCTTGTTGTTAGGTAAGCCAAGTTCTACGAGTTCAAAAGATGAGACCTTGTTATTAGGTAAGCCAAGCTCTATGAGTTCAAAAGGTGATTCATATGAGACCCTGTCATTAGGTCTGTATATTGCTATTGTGGCAATAATGGTGGCTAGAGTAGTGTTTGAGATTGTCAAGAACGTTTCAGCATTTGCAAAAGCTTCCAGAGTAGAGGAAAAGCAGTCATCAAAGTTGAAGTCTATGGATATAGAGATGGGTGTAGAACCAGAGGCTAAGGATAATAGTACACGCAAGCCTATTTTGTATTCTCCTGAAGTTGTAAAGGAAGCAACTCAAGGTTTTAGTCCAAAGTCCCATATTGCAGGCTCTGTGTACAGAGGCATAATCAATGGCAGGGATGTTGTAATCAAGCAGATGAAAGAGAATGTGTCGCATGAAATGAAGTCCCTGCAGAAGGTAGAGCATGATAATTTGGTGAAGTTGCAGGGCTTTTGCATAAATTGTGAGGGGAAGTCCTATTTgatatatgaatatgttgataatgAGTCTTTGAATCTGTGGCTTCATAGGCCATCTGTGGGTTTTCAAGGTCTTACATGGAGAACAAGATTACAGATTGCTCTGGATGTAGCAACTGGGCTTAACCACATTCATGAGAGAACTGGCATTGTCCATAGAAATTTGAAAAGCAGCAATGTTCTTCTCAACAGAAAGCTCAGGGCAAAAGTTGCAAATTTTGGGGCTGCAAGATATATGGTGAATTCATCAAGGCATGTAAGGGCTCATGGAGTATCTCCAAAGATTGATGTTTTTGCTTTTGGGGTTATACTTTTGAAGTTGATTTCTGGCAAGGAAGCCATGATCAAGAATGGAGAACTGAGACAAATAAAGTACTTGTTGGAAGGTCAAGACAGAGAAGAAAAGCTCAGGAAATGGATAGACCCAAATGTGCAGGACACCTGCTCCATAGACAGTGCAATCAGTATGGCCCTCCTGGCCAAAGCATGCCTAGATGAAGATGTTGAAGCTAGACCAACCATGAGAGAAATTGTTTACAGGCTCTCAGATCTTTTGGATGTGTGTTTTGAGCATCTGGAGTGCTCATGAATATactaggaagcaagtctaaatagATAGTTTCTGATTTCTGATCTTTTGGGTCTCATTCTTTGTCAATTCAATGTTATGGACACCATGACAGATGTGCAGGTGTCTTCCAACTTGTGAACGATAGATAGTTTAGGTTCAGAACTCTCTTGCTTACTACCTTGCAAAGAAATGGTCAAGGAAAGATAATCATTTCAATGTAAGAGAAATCTGTTTTACATCTTATCTTTTTTGTTTTTAGAGGTAtgaatgttttttttattattgacAACCATATGCatcattttgattttcaataatgtaaatattttttaattgaaaCATATTTGATTGATAATTTAATTAGCCAGAATGTGCATTACGTTCAAATAATGGATGCAAAAAAGTCTTCAATAAAAATTAGGGGTATTTGTGAcacttaaatataaaaatataacaatttaataataatttaattttaattataatatcataatataataataatttaatattaattataatatatatatatatatatatatatataaaacataataattttttaagtagaataatgaataaatataatatcttttgGTGTATTCTCCTAGGTTTACTAGGCGAAGGTCTATTCTactcacatatagatgcaaaaaaGTACATCTTATCAATATTCATCTAAAAAATAGGTATGCTCTCTAAAGTTTATTAATGGAAGGCCTATTATAGTGGGCATTTAATTTAACTTGTTTGTCACACTAAAATgcatgaaaaaaacaaaaaaaaaatattttatttattt
This window harbors:
- the LOC131061837 gene encoding serine/threonine receptor-like kinase NFP, with amino-acid sequence MIIMEKQLVYYLFVLLLVQSCHVQAQRPLLDVTSSVAHSKSSSMSSEGDSYETLLLGKPSSMSSEGDSDETLLLGKPSSMSSEGDSDETLLLGKPSSMSSRGDLDETLLLGKPSSMSSKGYETLLLGKPSSMNSKGDYETLLLGKPSSMNSKGDSSETLLLGKPSSTSSKDETLLLGKPSSMSSKGDSYETLSLGLYIAIVAIMVARVVFEIVKNVSAFAKASRVEEKQSSKLKSMDIEMGVEPEAKDNSTRKPILYSPEVVKEATQGFSPKSHIAGSVYRGIINGRDVVIKQMKENVSHEMKSLQKVEHDNLVKLQGFCINCEGKSYLIYEYVDNESLNLWLHRPSVGFQGLTWRTRLQIALDVATGLNHIHERTGIVHRNLKSSNVLLNRKLRAKVANFGAARYMVNSSRHVRAHGVSPKIDVFAFGVILLKLISGKEAMIKNGELRQIKYLLEGQDREEKLRKWIDPNVQDTCSIDSAISMALLAKACLDEDVEARPTMREIVYRLSDLLDVCFEHLECS